Below is a window of Hydrogenovibrio crunogenus DNA.
TACGTTAATAATGGAATCAAGACCATCGATACAATTGGCGCTGAAATCATTCCTCCCACCATTGGGGCGGCAATGCGTTGCATTACTTCGGCACCGGTGCCATCAGAAAACATAATCGGTAATAAACCGACCACAATGACACTGACGGTCATCGCCTTCGGTCGCACCCGATTGACGGCCCCTTGCATAATGGCGGCACGAAGATCGGCGGCATTATTCAGTTGATGATTCTCTTTAGCGGTTTCAATGGCATTTTTCAGGTAAATCAACATCACCACACCAAATTCAGTGGCAACCCCGGCCAATGCAATCATTCCCACAGCAACGGCAATGGAATAATCAAAGCCTAACGCCCAGATAAACCAAACCGATCCGAGTAGCGCAAACGGAATCACCCCTAAAATCATCAAGGCTTCAGTAAGATTTTTGAAAATAAAATACAGCAGAATAAAAATAATCAACAGTGTAAAGGGCACGATCTCTTCAAGCTTCTTCTGAGCTTTAAGAAGGTACTCATACTGTCCAGACCATTCAATACTGTATCCTGGCGGCAAATCCACTTCGTCCGCCACAGTGGCTTGGGCTTGTTGAACATAGCCGGCCAAGTCCGTTCCTGCCTTCAAATCGACAAAGGTCCAGCCATTCAAACGGGCATTTTCGGATTTAATGACCGGAGGCCCTAAACGCACTTTGATGTCTGCGACCATGCCAAGCTGAATCTGAGCACCGGAGGCGGTCACAATCGGCAATTGCCGAAGCGCTTCCACCGAGTTTCGCCAAGATTGTGGGTAACGTAAATTGATGCTATAACGTTCACGTCCCTCAATGGTTTCTTGTAAGACCTTGCCGCCCACAGACGATTGCACAATATTCGCCAATTGCGCCATACTCAAATCGTATCGCGCCGCTTCAGTTCGTTTTGGCAGAACATCGATATAACGCCCACCTTCTGAACGGTCTGAAAACGCTGACAGTGTGCCTGGTACTTTTGATACCGTCGCTTCAACTTGTTTACCGACTGTTTGAATTTCAGCTAAATCATCCCCGGAAACCTTGATTCCAATCGGGGTTTTAATCCCAGTGGAAAGCATATCAATCCGCGTTTTAATCGGTTGAACCCAAGCATTGGTTAAACCAGGAATAGACACAGCATTGTTCAACTCATCAATCAGTTTTTTCAGCGTCATGCCTTCTCGCCATTCCGACTTGTCTTTTAACTGAATCGTCGTTTCGATCATTGTCAATGGCGCCGGGTCGGTTGCGGTATCCGCTCGACCGATCTTACCAAAGACACTTTTCACTTCAGGAAACCCTTTGATGATGCGATCGGTTTCTTGCAGCAATCCTTGCGCGGCACCAATGGAAATCCCCGGTAAGGTGGTCGGCATATACAGCAAGTCGCCTTCTTCCAACTCTGGCATAAATTCTGAACCAATTTGTTGCCATGGGTAGATAATGGTCACTAACGCCAACGCCGCGACGGAAATCGTGGTTTTAGGAAACTTCAATAACCCTTTTAACAAAGGTTTATACACCTTTATCAAGCCACGATTTAACGGGTTTTTCGATTCATCAGGCAGTTTTCCTCGAATGAAATACCCCATTAACACTGGCACCAAACTAATCGCCAGACCGGCCGCTACCGCCATCGCAAGTGTTTTTGTTAACGCTAAAGGCGTAAAAAGACGACCCGCCTGTTCTTGTAACGCGAAAATCGGCAAAAAGCTCAATGCAATAATCAAAAGCGATAAAAACAAAGGCAAACCAACTTCCTGAGAAGATTTTAAAATCAATTGCCAGTGCGTTTTACCTGTGGCGGCTTCACCTGTTCGATGTCGATACGCCTCTAAATGTTTATGCGCGTTTTCAATCATTACAATGGCGGCATCCACCATGGTACCGATGGCAATGGCAATCCCCCCTAAACTCATGATATTGGCTGTCACACCCATAGACTGCATAACGATAAAAGCCCCTAAAACACCTAACGGCAACGAAATAATCGCAACCAATGCAGAGCGTAAATGCAGCAAAAACAGTAACGACACCAGCGCCACTACAATCATCTCTTCAATGAGTTTATGGCTCAAGGTTGCCACGGAACGTTGGATCAAACCGGCACGGTTATACACTTCAACCAACTCTACTCCGTCAGGCAGGCCTGGTTGAATTTGAGCGATTTTTTGTTTCACGGCTTCAATGACTTTCTGAGCA
It encodes the following:
- a CDS encoding efflux RND transporter permease subunit, which gives rise to MIRSIIAASIENRLLVLLISVMMAVWGWKAVQETPLDAIPDLSDVQVIVKTPFPGQSPQLVEDQVTYPISNLMMSVPKAKTVRGYSFFGDSYVYVLFEEGTDPYWARSRVLEYLNQVKAQLPSGVQPSLGPDASGVGWVYQYALVDKTHNLDLSELRTLQDWFLKFELQAIPGVSEVAAVGGMIKQYQVEVDPNKLRAYHLPLNKVQTAIQQSAVEMGASVIELAEAEYMVGVKGYITTLEDLQNVPVGKNSVTNTPLLLKDIARVKLGAKPRRGIADLNGEGEVVGGIVVMRSGENAQKVIEAVKQKIAQIQPGLPDGVELVEVYNRAGLIQRSVATLSHKLIEEMIVVALVSLLFLLHLRSALVAIISLPLGVLGAFIVMQSMGVTANIMSLGGIAIAIGTMVDAAIVMIENAHKHLEAYRHRTGEAATGKTHWQLILKSSQEVGLPLFLSLLIIALSFLPIFALQEQAGRLFTPLALTKTLAMAVAAGLAISLVPVLMGYFIRGKLPDESKNPLNRGLIKVYKPLLKGLLKFPKTTISVAALALVTIIYPWQQIGSEFMPELEEGDLLYMPTTLPGISIGAAQGLLQETDRIIKGFPEVKSVFGKIGRADTATDPAPLTMIETTIQLKDKSEWREGMTLKKLIDELNNAVSIPGLTNAWVQPIKTRIDMLSTGIKTPIGIKVSGDDLAEIQTVGKQVEATVSKVPGTLSAFSDRSEGGRYIDVLPKRTEAARYDLSMAQLANIVQSSVGGKVLQETIEGRERYSINLRYPQSWRNSVEALRQLPIVTASGAQIQLGMVADIKVRLGPPVIKSENARLNGWTFVDLKAGTDLAGYVQQAQATVADEVDLPPGYSIEWSGQYEYLLKAQKKLEEIVPFTLLIIFILLYFIFKNLTEALMILGVIPFALLGSVWFIWALGFDYSIAVAVGMIALAGVATEFGVVMLIYLKNAIETAKENHQLNNAADLRAAIMQGAVNRVRPKAMTVSVIVVGLLPIMFSDGTGAEVMQRIAAPMVGGMISAPIVSMVLIPLLTYLLYLKKGFSDSADSEKGGA